The following are from one region of the Tachysurus fulvidraco isolate hzauxx_2018 chromosome 15, HZAU_PFXX_2.0, whole genome shotgun sequence genome:
- the LOC125138846 gene encoding uncharacterized protein LOC125138846, translating into MERDNERYTQPRQRQDISQKVRAVKLSENSPPTKTLEPDTTSSTDHEYVTQEHTNIKQPMTKVCIAQQPLDILIDTGATVNLLDKNAHDKIKMSTKLQPTNKKILPYGKQQPLPLLGKLTTNISAHGKTTEATVYVVEGDHGSLLSLKTATELGLIHIVLSTDIIQPTTSVADQLLSKYPNITNGIGKLKNVQVKLYIDDTVKPIAQPHRRIPFHVRKKVEKELQLLEDEGIIEKVEGPTPWVSPIVAMPKPKNPEKIRICVDMRLPNQALLVFQNTIQQVLQGFPGVQNFSDDILVYGTTADAYNRSLEAVFQRLHENNLTINKSKFEFHKTSLEFFGYLFSNKSISPDHKKIEAITDMPSPLNQSEMRSLLGMANYSVRFIPNYSSTTQPLKKDSKWIWGKEQRDALKTLKHNLVNAPVMSYFHPDRETNAIVDASPVGLRGILEPQITPTLSLMLVEH; encoded by the exons ATGGAGCGGGACAACGAAAGATACACACAGCCACGACAAAGACAGGACATCTCGCAGAAGGTGAGAGCAGTAAAGCTAAGTGAAAACAGCCCACCGACAAAAACACTGGAGCCAGATACAACTTCAAGCACAGACCATGAATATGTCACACAAGAACATACAAATATCAAACAACCAATGACAAAAGTCTGTATAGCCCAACAACCTCTAGATATATTAATAGACACAGGTGCTACAGTCAACCTGCTAGACAAAAACGCACATGACAAAATCAAAATGTCAACAAAACTACAACCAACCAACAAGAAAATACTGCCATATGGTAAACAACAACCACTTCCACTACTAGGAAAGCTAACTACAAACATCTCAGCACATGGAAAAACCACTGAGGCAACAGTCTATGTAGTTGAAGGAGATCATGGGTCTCTGCTCAGTCTCAAAACGGCTACTGAACTTGGACTCATTCACATTGTTCTTTCTACAGACATAATTCAACCTACAACTTCTGTCGCTGACCAGCTCTTGTCAAAGTACCCAAACATCACAAATGGCATAGGAAAGCTGAAAAATGTTCAAGTCAAGCTATACATTGACGACACAGTCAAACCTATTGCTCAACCACATCGCAGAATTCCTTTCCATGTTCGAAAGAAAGTCGAGAAGGAACTGCAACTTCTGGAAGATGAAGGAATCATAGAAAAGGTAGAGGGTCCAACACCTTGGGTTTCACCTATTGTTGCGATGCCAAAGCCAAAAAACCCTGAGAAAATACGAATTTGTGTTGACATGAGACTACCAAATCAAGCt CTGCTGGTCTTCCAAAACACCATCCAACAGGTCCTACAAGGCTTCCCTGGAGTTCAAAATTTCAGTGATGACATTCTGGTATATGGTACCACAGCTGACGCATACAACAGATCCCTCGAAGCAGTCTTCCAACGGCTACATGAAAACAATCTGACGATCAACAAAAGCAAATTTGAATTTCACAAAACGTCCCTTGAGTTTTTCGGATACCTCTTTTCCAACAAAAGTATCTCGCCAGACCACAAAAAAATTGAGGCGATCACAGACATGCCATCCCCACTAAACCAAAGTGAGATGAGAAGTTTACTAGGTATGGCCAACTACAGTGTGAGATTCATTCCTAACTATTCATCAACAACTCAACCTCTCAAGAAAGACTCAAAGTGGATATGGGGAAAAGAACAAAGAGATGCACtgaaaacactcaaacacaacctGGTGAATGCTCCTGTAATGAGTTACTTCCATCCTGACAGAGAAACCAACGCCATTGTCGATGCTAGTCCCGTTGGTCTACGAGGCATACTAGAACCACAGATCACACCTACGTTGTCGCTTATGCTAGTAGAGCATTAA